The sequence below is a genomic window from Coffea arabica cultivar ET-39 chromosome 4c, Coffea Arabica ET-39 HiFi, whole genome shotgun sequence.
ATGTCTAAACTTATGTTTCCAGCTTGTTACCAGATCGTAAGCTAAAGACACTATTTCAGTGGCCTTTAAATCTTCTTCCTGAGACTAAAGATGGCTACTCTCTTCTACTTTTTTGGTATTGGGAGGAATGCCTAAAAGAAAGGTATTTTGCTATTGTGTCTTTGTGCATAGTCTACATTGTATTATCCAGGATAATAAGTTAAATCTAAAGATGATTTTTTAATTGGTGACTTTGtctctttcttttctgttgAAGATTCAACCGATAGCTGTAATGGGTCGACATAGATGATATAAGATTATTAACAGAACTGAACTAGAGGCTGCATTATATAATTGGCAATCCAATCTAAATTTGACTTTACTGATGTATGCCAATATGCCATTTAGTGTAGTCAAACATGATTAGATTAGATGAGATGTTCAGAATTTTTTGTATAGACTTGCGCACTCTCTGCTTTAAGAGGACCGGCGAGTTAAATATGTCATGCTTCTACAGAAATCTTGACTATTCATTAGCAATTTGTGGGTTGATTCATGGGGCGATTAGTGACCAATTAAAGTAGTTTCTGAGAGAGAGCATTTTAATACATCTTCagtagtaaattttttttttttcatttttaatctTAATCCCATTGGAGTTGCTAAACTTACTTTTGCTGATTAGACAAATCTTACTGTTACTACAGGTATGAATGCTTTGTTTCTGCCATTGAAGAAGCATCAAGAGATGTTTTAGCAATACTTAAAGACAAGGCGCTGAAGGTGCTTGTTTCTATAGTATATCTGCTATGAATGTTCTATTGCACATGTATTTGTAATTGTTATCTATTTGAGCTCCAGTCTTTAACAGAATGTTCTGTTGTTGCTAGTGTTATAGAAACATTTAAtgtaaaattttggaatttcagcAATGTTTTCTCTGGCAATTTTGTTGCTGATTGTGTTGTGTTGTGATTTTGAGTCATTCATGCTAAACATAATGCATGACTTCGTTAACCTTTCTGTATTGTGTTACTATTTTGACAGACCATCTATACTCTGTTGAAGAGCAAACCAGAGCAAGAGCGTCGTTTGCTTTCTGCATTAGTGAATAAAGTATGTCCTCTTTGTTCTCTCTTCCTTAAAATCACCCGAAATAAACATCTCTTATCTCATGTTCATAGCATTTCAAGTGTGTATACCCTCTTGAGATAACCTTCTCTAGTTTTTTGGCTTGAATTCAGCTGGGTGATCCTGGAAAGAAAGCTGCATCCAATGCTGATTTTCATCTGTCAAAGCTTTTAGCGGACCATCCAAGCATGAAGGTGATCATTGTATTGACACTTTCAGCTTCTTTCTTAATTTAACATCTGTTTTGCTATTCTAATATATGTTTCTGTTGTCTGTCTCTCCCCCTTGTATAACATCCTGGGTTCTAAAATTGAGCAAAccatgtgcaaaaaaaaaaaaaatatatatatatatatatttaactgCCTCAGTTTTGGTCTTGGGATTTGATGTACTATGTTGACGCTTTTATTAAACTGGTTTATTTGACTTTTCTAATTTGCTATTCGAAACTCATGGAACATCTTATCAATTGTAACAGGCTGTGGTTATTGATGAAGTGGACAATTTTCTTTTCCGGCCTCATCTTGGGTTACAAGCCAAATTTTATGCTGTATGTCCCAAAtgctctttattcttttaatttcttttgagGTCTTTGCTTTATGTTTACTGAGACAATTGCCCATATACTTCATTTTATCTACATGATTTGCGAGAAAATTCAAATCTACGATTTCTGTTATGCGTGGATTGGATATTGTGCCATGAGTAACATAATAAGTTTGTCTCAGATAATCTCTTTTTGGTGTATTTTAGTTATACTTTCATAGCTTCAGTTTATTTATTCAATCTTGACTGATTTGATGTCAATAATACTTGGGCCTTTATTCTTATTATACATTAGCTGATATCTTTAGTTTATGGTTTCATGTCCAATGTTTGTCAGTTAGTTGACCAAAAGTCTTTAATAATAGTCCCTTTTTTTGTACACAGTATAATATCTATGCTATTTGCTTTCACATTTCAGGTTACTAGTGCTTTAGGAGTGTATCATACACTACTTTCAGTATGCCATTCGTAGATGTTTTATTTCAGTATGCTAGACGTTTTAGCTTCAGTGTTCAAGTATAGTGTTTCTCTGCTGCATTTGTTTATATTTGTGTTTCTGAGTGAACTTCATTTATCTAATGCTGTCCGTGTACAGGTTAACTTCTTAAGCCAAATTCGTTTAAGTCACAAGGGAGATGGGCCGAAAGTGGCAAAGCGTTTGATCGAGGTGTATTTTGCACTATTTAAGGTATGGAAAAAAAGTGTTGTGCTTGTTTTCTTTTATGAAGTTAAGGATTTCAAAGTTGTAGTCAATTAACATGTAAGACATGTTAGTCTTGTGCAACAAGTTAATATGCAAGTCTCTGTTTCAGGTATTGATTTCTGATGCCAATAGGGAGCATGGGACGGACAAATGCAGTAaagaaaaaactagaaaaatttcTAGTTCAAAATGTAATCCAAAGAATGCTCCGCCAGAATCTCATGTTGAGATGGATTCCCGGTTATTAACAGCTCTTTTAACAGTTAGTATAGATTAATTTCTCTCTTCTTTattatttgatgattgcaaaCATGTAAGTAGAAGAAACTGCTAAAGTTGGATTTGTACTTTTTTCTGGGATCATGTAGTATCAGCTAGAAGTTTCAACtcctttttatcttttgaaagccATAGAGTAAGAAAATGCTAATATTTGTGGTAAGCTATTGTACAAATTTAGGTGTACTCTTTATAAATGCTTCTAAGTTTTGGCACTTACCATGTAATTATCTTATGTAGAATTCTGGCACTGTTTCTTGTTTTTCCCTCCTTACACACCTTGCTTCAACTAAGTTGCCTTAGATTAGTTCAAAGACAGTGAATGTTTTGCAGGTTGCTCCTAACTAATGTTTTGCTCTTTCTCAAGTACGAAGAAAAAGATTCTACACTTTATTTAGTATATGTTTGTTATGAAGAATCAACTTTTCTctatataatttttttgaactaattcttccAAGTTGGTGCTGTGTTTTGTGACTAAAGGATCCAACTTGAAAGTGAATTGAAGTAGTTGGGAAAGTGTTATTGAGAATTGGTGATGAAGCGGGCACTAAATTAAACATACCTATGTGTTAAAATGTGGGTGTGATTAATCAAGTGGTACGGGATTTGTCTGAACCAGCGTGCTTGCAGATAATTATTATACCAGTTCATCATGCTGCTTGTGGTTATCTCCTTATATGGTGTTGAAAGATACTTTGGGCACTTCGTATAAGTTCTCTTTCTTCCATTGCAGGGTGTGAATAGAGCGTTTCCTTTTGTTTCTAGCGATGAATCTGACAAGATTATTGAAACCCAGACGCCAATCTTATTTCAGCTGGTAAGCTTAGTTCCTAATTGCCCAGAAAGAATGAAAATTTTATGCAGATAGTATAATGTGGTGTTCCTcctttcaaaaatttgtttgcCCTTTTTAGGTTCATTCTAGGAGCTTTAATGTGGGAGTTCAAGCATTAATGCTTCTTGACAAGATCACTACCAGAAATCAAATTGTTAGTGATAGATTCTACCGAGCCTTATATTCAAAACTCTTGCTACCAGCTGCCATGAACTCTTCAAAGGTGAGTTGAGTTGTAGTAGTTCTTAGATAGTTTCTGCCAGTTTATTTGTTATGTTTGTGTTTCAACGCTTTCTGAAGTGATGCTTTTGTGGTGTGTCAAGTGTACTATAATTCCTCAATGTTCCAATTGTTTAAACCATTTAGACATGAAATGACGTGAGATGAGAAAGCAAAATGATGGGTATGCTGTTTTGTTTAATTGTTCTAAATGTCTGACTTGTTCGGACTGATAGTCTTCCCTCTCACACATTCTGTGATGAACAGCAAAATTGCTTAATGCATGTGGTCTGATTATTGATACGGATTTCTATGAGCTTATAATTAGGACTATAGAGAATTTTTGTCAAAAGGCTTCCAAGAGAATGCATTGTGTACAGGGCAAAGGAACTAGTAGTTGCAGCACCTAGGAGCAGTTATTTGAACTTCACTTTCCACCAATGAATTGTTTGTAGAGTATGATTGCATGTACCTGAGCACAAATACTACACTGGACATTGTTTCTAAATGTAAACTATTGCTGTCTTTTATAGTTTCCCTCTTCCCTCCAGTATCAGATATTGTATCTGATTACTGGACTTTTCCCTTGGACATAAAAACTGAATTCTTGTTGTCTTTTCTTCTGGTTGGCTTGCTGCTGCTGTCTTATCTTCTATTGAAATGCAAGCTTGCAAATCAGCCTGTTTTGGATTATTATTTGACACTTTGCCTTGCAAGTGTTGTGTTTTCTAGTTCCACTTCTATCTGGAACATAATTTCAGCATGATCAATTGgctttttgaaaatatttcctCATTTGCTCTTGAGTGCTTTCTTTACTCGTGTAGATTTGTTGGAGAGGGTCCTAATTGTACCACTTCTTGACTATGATATGCATTCAATGTGTTAATCTTCAGGAGGAAATGTTTATTGGGCTACTTCTAAGGGCGATGAAAAATGACATCAATCTAAGGAGGATTGCTGCTTTCTCTAAGCGTTTGTTACAGGTTTGTGACAGCGttgattttttatttgcttgtggTTTTTGACTCAATTTAGTTCGTTAAGTAAATAATTGTCAAGGGAATCCTTGACCTCGAGGAATCTTAAGTTGAGAACTATTTGGATTACTCTGCCTTCTGCAACTCATAATTGAGTATATATTGTGACCGTTCTATAGGTTGCTCTTCAGCAGCCACCTCAATATGCATGTGGATGTCTTTTCCTCCTCTCTGAAGTTCTTAAAGCAAGACCGCCCCTTTGGTATGGCTACACATACACGATATTCTTCTGCCTTctgtaaagaaaataaatattctACTTGTTTTTACCTAGTTTTGTATGCTTCTTAGTACCCCACTTTATAGTTCCCAAAGTTGAAGATATAACTTTATCATGCAGGAATATAGTGCTTCAGAATGAGTTGATTGATGAGGACTTTGAGCATTTTGAAGACGTGCCGGAGGACGATGAATATGCAGCCAAtccaaaacaaaatgaaatggtTGAATCAGCTAATGCTCAGGGTGGTGCTAATATTGACATGGATTCTGATGCCTTACCCAGTGAAGATGGCTCTGCACCTTCTGATTCTGAAGGCAAGGTTTCAGATGATGCAAATGATCTACTTCTGGAAGGTGGTCAACGTCAACTTCAGGGTTCCAAGCCAATGGCTGATGGTAGTGGGCTTGCGTCTGAAGTGACAACTATTAGGACCACTTCCCCTGGAGGTTACAGCCCACGACACAGGGAACCTTTATACTGGTACTTAAAGCGTGTTTTGTTGCTTAACTTTGGATGCCCTCCTGTTTAAGTTGGATCTGCTGTATTTTGAAGCTATTTTGATTCTCTGTTTCTTGAGTAAATGTAACTGGCATAAAATATGCCAATTCGGccatttatatttattcttattATATTCTGCAGAACAACAGCATACGCTTTTCAAAATCACTTTTCAATGATGATCTGCTTTTTGGCTTGACAGTAATGCAGATCGTGCTAGTTGGTGGGAGTTGAGAGTATTGGCATCACACGTGCACCCATCTGTTGCTACCATGGCCAACACACTTCTTTCTGGGGCCAACATTGTTTACAATGGCAACCCTCTTAGTGATCTTTCACTTACCGCCTTTCTGGACAAGTTCATTGAAAAGAAACCAAAACAGAGCACATGGCATGGTGCCTCCGAAATTGAACCTACTAAAAAGGTCAGTTGTCAATTCTATATTACTAGCTCAATTGGTCTTTGCTCTGGAGGCATGGCATGCTACATTGTGGAGATTTTTCTGCCCAACGCTGTTATTCTTTGTCCTGCAGCTTGACACGAACAACCTGTTGATTGGACCTGAAATTCTCTCACTGGCAGAAAGTGATGTGCCTCCGGAGGATCTTGTGTTCCATAGGTTCTACACCAACAAGATGCATTCCTCCAATAAaccgaaaaagaagaagaagaagaagaaaggagcaGAGGACGAAACTGCTGAAGAGTTGTACGCCGttgatggtgaagatgatgaaagCGACAATGAAGCGATTGAGAACATGTTGGATTCATCAAATCCTCCTTTGGAAAATGATGGAGAGTATGATTACGATGATTTGGACAACATAGccaatgaagatgatgatgagcTAATTGGTCAGGTAAGTGATGGGGAGCCGGATCTCCCTTCTCATGTTGCTGGTGGTGAACTCGAGGGTTCTGAGATCAGCGGCTGGGAAGATGATGATGGTGTTGAGGTAGGATTAGGAGAAGCAGATGATGGGTGTAGTGATGAGGACAGCTTCGAcgagaggaggaggagaggaaAATCAAAATCACGTAGGAATGCTTCGGCATCGCCTTTTGCAAGCATGGAAGAATATGAGCATCTCATCATCAATGACGGAAGTCCAGAAACAGAGGTTCCCAATCAGAAGAAGCATGTAAGCACCAAGAAGAAAAGGAGGACGTCCAAGTGAGGGGTCGGTCTAACATGTTTTGCAGATCTTTGCAAATGTTGTCGTTGAGCTTTCTTACGTATTGCCATGTGTAATGGGGTTTGTTCCCTTGAAATTTTGCTATAGCCGCAGTGGTCGTCCTGCTGAGTTGTATATTTTCCATTGTGGTACTGTATCACAACGagagaaatgaaaagaaacagaTGCATAATCCAGTGGTAATTTTGATTGGGTCGGCAAGAAATGAGATGAGGAGCAAACTTCTAAAGCATTCATTTTTGGTACAAAAGACGGCAATgatatcaaataaaataagcTCGAGGTAAGAGAGTTATGGAAACGAGGCAAGTATAAGCCCCTTAAATCCTCTTCCAAAGGGTCCAGATAAATCAAAGCACTTTTAAAGCGTTCAAGGCAAATTTACTACTGCCTGCTATGTTCAGTACATCGAACTAGCgaatccccaaaaaaaaaaaaaagggcctcGTAACTTCATTGGAGGAGCAAGAGTACAGCCCAGACACTCAGAAATCGCCATCGTTAGCAGCAAGTTGATGTTACCGTGGACACAGGCACCGCCTAGGAAATAGCAACTTGAACGGTCTTGGACTTGGGTGGAGGAGGCAGCTTCTCCACAGCCACGGTCAAGACCCCATTTTCACAGTTGGCAGAAATGGCAGACGCATTAGCATTGTCGGGTAATCTGAACTTCCTCGACAACTTCTGGGGTGCACTCCTCTCCAACCTTATGTACTTGCAGCCTTCCTCTTCGCCATCTTCACGCTTCCTCTTCCCATTACTCCGGATCACCAATGTGTTCTCATCTTCCAAAGTCACCTGCTCCCAAAGACAAATACATTGTCAGCCAGCATACTACTTCATTAGTATGTAGCTGTCTTATTGGCCTGAGaacagtagtagtagtagtagtagtagtagtagtagtagtagtagtagtggcATAATTGGGGATGTCGTATTATTACCTGAATGTCAGACTTGGACAAGCCAGGAACATCCACGTAGAAGACGTAAGCCTTGGGCGAATCAAGAATGTCAACTGCTGGGAGGGAACCTACTCCTCCCCTGCTGTCATTGGCAACACTGCCAGCCCCTTCCCCTGCCCGGGAAGACGAATTGAGCATGAATTTGTCTAGGGTTTCTGGGAAATTGAAAAGATGATTTATTGCTTCCACCACAGTGCTCATGTTGTGCTGTGATGCCTTCGAACCAAGCTGCCCAGAAACCGAATGAATGAAGGCTGCTACTTCTAAGAAGTGTAATTGATTTGCACGAAGCCAAGTTGCTTTAGAACCATGGAGGAGTAGCTGGTCTGGAGCTTGGAGGAGTAATTAAGGGGAATGGAGGAAAGTTCGAGAGGGCAGCGCTGAAAAAGTCTAGAAGTCTCCCGACTCATTGCAGAGTATCGGCATCGGAGGGACACTTGGATTGGGGCCATCACTATCAGCAACCTTTGTGCGTCCacgtttcaaaatttggtagcCAAGCAATGACTATCAATAACCTTTTTTATATGTCAAACAAACAAATGATCTGtgctcaaaaaataataataaaaaatctcTGCTGACTCCTTACACTGCACCGTTCTTTTTTGCTTAATGAAATGACGCAATAATTATAACTTATGAAATATTTTATGAGACGAATTTGCCCCTCCATGAATtcatcactctctctctctattttgtCTCTTTAACCCACTTAGTTCTCCTCTCTCTTAACTTAATGTTAAATTATTGTACAACAAATGATGGAAGAAATAAAAAGACCGTTCAATTATGAACAGTTTGGTAATCCTCGACTAAAATACTAGATTTTGTGAGTTGCTTATTGCTTTTTTAGTTTGTTCattattttttatgttaattTCTATAACTTCAAACAATTtcatacttttccttttttcttttctaatatTTAAGACTTTGTCATCAAGACTGTAAAAGTCTCCACAAAAATAATACAAAATGGTCATTAAATTATGCATTGagggcaattttgtcatttaatttgtCAAAGAATGTAATGGATAggtatttatgttattttcaatAATAATAAGTAAGAGCGGAGTACTAGAAACTTTTTTTTAGAGTGTAAGTATCATTTGCCTattattttttggttaattCACAACAACTCCTTGATTATTGAATCCGTACTCCTCAGCTGATCTACACAACAACTCCAAGAAAAAGCTGCGCTTCACCATTCATACCCACTGAAACTGGAATTAATATAACCTCTTGGCGTTAGAGCAGGTGGTGATCTTAATCTTCTCAGCCGTCTTATATTTGCTTCAAAACTATGCATCATCCTGCATAACATGCAAGCTTTAACTCCCATATCATATCCTCCTGCCTGCAACTGTCTCTCTGAGGTCTGATCTGAATTAAGCAAATATTCTCTGGAGCGCTTAATCTTACTCACAAACGCATGCCCCCGGCCCTATTAAgagtgagtttgaggttgattAGCTATATCTTTAATTTACTAGTATGGCATAGATATTAGGGCAAAGAGTCTCAGTGACCCTCAAACTATTGGTCGGATGAACTTTTGGTCCCCAAATAATTAAAAGTAAATTTTTGGCTTTTGATCTATCCAAAGTACAAAATATTAGATCTTCTGTCTCAAAATTAACAGTTAATACTGATGGAAGGAATCTACGATCACGTGAGACACGCACACCGAAATACCAAGGCATTTTTGTCCACAATGAACTGTGTTCCACTCGATAAAATGGaacgaaaaataattttgaccGAACGGTTTACTTTCACCACTATCTCTCCCTCTGTCTGCCATTATCAGCTACTACTGCAACTTCCCCACTCCTAGCACCATGGAAATGATGAATATAAAAATGTCTGCTTTGAGAGTGAAGCCAAACAAAGTCCACATGCAAAAGGCATTGCAGAGCATAGCCACCGATCCAAAGCCTTAAAAGGGGTGGTGGGTCTCTCGGTGATGGTAGTCAAAAGCACAAAGGCAGCTACCAACACAAACCCCAAGTTTCATATCAAATCAAGAATCATGAAGGGCCTTGAGAATAGACATTCTTGGCCTACTGGGAGTGATGGGCCACGGCCACAATCATCCTCATGCTCCTGcctctcatcatcatcatcatcattgaaGAAAATCCTGTGGTGGTTCAAGGTGGCCTGGAGAATGTGGTGGCTATATTGG
It includes:
- the LOC113739653 gene encoding protein SLOW WALKER 2; amino-acid sequence: MKEMGTKKFKAKTSDDDVGALKSEVASFASSIGLSTSGAPSSGFDDSDFRKKGPLKPRPQKPHNGNRSPLNKRDKPKNNQQVTDTNRIKSDSRPKPKPGFQLENYGSKFATEKFKNLPKLPLVKASALGVWYVDAAELEEKVLGGPEAKKKVEIKNLEEWKAVVEKKKEQGERLLAQYARDYETSRGQSGDIKMLIATQRSGTAVDKVSAFSVMVGDNTVANIRSLDVLLGMVTSKIGKRHALTAFEVLKELFVSSLLPDRKLKTLFQWPLNLLPETKDGYSLLLFWYWEECLKERYECFVSAIEEASRDVLAILKDKALKTIYTLLKSKPEQERRLLSALVNKLGDPGKKAASNADFHLSKLLADHPSMKAVVIDEVDNFLFRPHLGLQAKFYAVNFLSQIRLSHKGDGPKVAKRLIEVYFALFKVLISDANREHGTDKCSKEKTRKISSSKCNPKNAPPESHVEMDSRLLTALLTGVNRAFPFVSSDESDKIIETQTPILFQLVHSRSFNVGVQALMLLDKITTRNQIVSDRFYRALYSKLLLPAAMNSSKEEMFIGLLLRAMKNDINLRRIAAFSKRLLQVALQQPPQYACGCLFLLSEVLKARPPLWNIVLQNELIDEDFEHFEDVPEDDEYAANPKQNEMVESANAQGGANIDMDSDALPSEDGSAPSDSEGKVSDDANDLLLEGGQRQLQGSKPMADGSGLASEVTTIRTTSPGGYSPRHREPLYCNADRASWWELRVLASHVHPSVATMANTLLSGANIVYNGNPLSDLSLTAFLDKFIEKKPKQSTWHGASEIEPTKKLDTNNLLIGPEILSLAESDVPPEDLVFHRFYTNKMHSSNKPKKKKKKKKGAEDETAEELYAVDGEDDESDNEAIENMLDSSNPPLENDGEYDYDDLDNIANEDDDELIGQVSDGEPDLPSHVAGGELEGSEISGWEDDDGVEVGLGEADDGCSDEDSFDERRRRGKSKSRRNASASPFASMEEYEHLIINDGSPETEVPNQKKHVSTKKKRRTSK
- the LOC113739654 gene encoding 17.4 kDa class III heat shock protein, which translates into the protein MSTVVEAINHLFNFPETLDKFMLNSSSRAGEGAGSVANDSRGGVGSLPAVDILDSPKAYVFYVDVPGLSKSDIQVTLEDENTLVIRSNGKRKREDGEEEGCKYIRLERSAPQKLSRKFRLPDNANASAISANCENGVLTVAVEKLPPPPKSKTVQVAIS